A region of Anopheles merus strain MAF chromosome 2R, AmerM5.1, whole genome shotgun sequence DNA encodes the following proteins:
- the LOC121590214 gene encoding papilin isoform X1, with the protein MRYTKLLVLLVTLQLSFTESRRFGARHKRQHGSNLYQPESFIIPGGGEGPPHERWSAWGAPSECSRTCGGGVAYQERECLDLDHTGAPVCTGGKRKYFSCNTQDCPERELDFRKQQCSEFNDVPFEGHRYQWVPYTRAPNPCELNCMPVGERFYYRHRAKVADGTRCNDESFDVCVDGTCQPVGCDMMLGSQAKEDKCRICRGDGSSCKTASGLLDASNLQVGYNDLLLIPAGATNVLISERAPSNNYLAIRNLTGFYHLNGNYRIDFPRTIHFAGSDWHYERRPQGFAAPDRLTCLGPTTESVYLVLLSQDRNVGVNYEYSVSSKSAPVDEPDSYSWMYTAFEPCTVTCGGGVQTRNVTCNSKSSLKEVDEGLCNLGEKPPTTQKCGQQSCPPRWFEGPWSNCSKPCGTEGKQTREVYCERVSADGETKKIEDDVCLEQVGNKPATERECNQGIICPEWYVGRWSPCNKLCGEGERTRKVVCYRKENGRITVLEDEECITEKPAVSEQCMLRPCEGVDYVTSSWSGCDECGATVETRTVHCASKSGTVYDSSFCADRQLPELRRECKLTPCEYQWYTSQWSKCSAVCGKGVQTRTVVCGVFDGQSLKRADDDYKCDPEQKPEKEQECEGPPECPGQWFAGPWTDCDKGCGGGVMSRKVLCLANGTVVPETNCDVDKIQLATESCNKHDCTEDEVIPVEVGSKQPEVEDDYDEDELCEEEDDEEDASGDASGDGEEDGSGAVSTEGQDGVMMVTEDTSLAEGIELDSTVSGTTESSLETDEMMMSDATGFDTGATDPDEGSTTEATVEGSGDGSSPMSEVSEGSGDEGEATTVVAASRASDDASSEAAGSTTEASASSGSSMASESSGSTEASAESSTESSDMASTSQASSVEDSMPTTTDSGVSTTDASESTTDVTETSTSSTDEESTTDLGSTTTMTDLTSTMDDASTTDVPSTTDSSEAASSTVASDTATSSSDVSTTEVSSDESSTDSSTKMVEGSESTETSMMSSSSEPSVTGTSVDSSSESGATEESATGASTDDSSTTTVDSTEPTVTGASTEDFTGSTVTEETVDETTFEIWDSSTDASTTDDEADDRESSTPYTLTSIIAKEQKPRKCKPRPKVPQCAKSTHGCCPDGKTKASGPFLEGCTLAETCKETKHGCCPDGVSPAKGPNGKGCPKAECADTLFGCCPDKVTPAEGNDAEGCPVETTTMPPGCTAAKHGCCPDGTTEAKGPNAKGCPGVEKEEEEAPAGTEQPTPEEPPAAVEGCATTPHGCCPDNATAASGPDGQGCEPCSREPFGCCPDGKTPAHGHSGEGCCLQTPYGCCPDNVVAARGPNLEGCDCQYAPYGCCPDNRTSARGHDNEGCGCQYARHGCCPDKETEAMGPSFEGCPCHAHQFGCCPDGVTPAKGPHNQGCHCTHSEFKCCGDGKTPAKGPDGEGCTCADSKYGCCPDGVSEAQGSKFEGCTAVPESPQKACALPKDKGPCHNYTVKHFFDVEYGGCGRFWYGGCEGNNNRFDSAEECKNICETPTGKDVCHLPKISGPCTGHYNMWYYDAERNMCAQFTYGGCLGNANRFESQEECKALCSVDDSKPPCEQPMEAGPCNGTFERWYYDQETDACHPFYFGGCKGNKNNYPTEASCGYHCKKPGVHKPSCSEPLDTGSCEAQQQQQQQQQARWYFASDSQKCMPFYFTGCGGNDNQFVSRDHCEEQCPPKVEKDICFLPAEIGECQNYTAHWYFDTKDERCRQFYYGGCGGNGNNFADEQSCINRCIEEGPKPAPAPPGAAPVAPVQPAAPGEPFDRSQCQLPMDNGDRECSPYEARYYFSTQTGACELFTYTGCGGNGNNFQRKEECERSCGSEGEQDVCQLPHAYGECSGNEERWFYEPHEQRCVRFAYSGCGGNRNNFASEAECERSCPGGERAPVDVDVRGPHEQQPAAGNRSRCEEVPDYGDGDGDEILFYYNAERQSCERFRYSGAGGNANRYRSEEECERVCGMYRGVDVCQDAVQAGQCTESIPMYYYDSRTHACYAFNYSGCEGNGNRFASAEECEGTCVHQRPGFDDAANAVNPCEQYDHECSQLHCPYGIAKSYDPANGCERCQCNDPCAGYFCPAGSECVVDVQSGGAFVGSGSEFVGVCRESQKPGDCPVLANATHCSRDCNTDADCRGNNKCCQAGCALICISPVDRASVDRPTGGQPGIPGPTVLEEVPQEELDIKSEEGGIALLRCFATGFPPPSIRWRKGEIMLNTNQGRYVITSNGDLQIVQLHRTDSGTYVCIADNGIGEPALREVQLTVNDPVPRDAYIAGNLNDSLVVELESPATLRCPAGGYPKPIVTWWRDTYMMPLKMVNRDYSLSLPRVRLEDLGPYVCQAYSGAGKGISRTVTLYGYNLPAQINPQDERYMKYVVAAPAPARPAPPVDRYPSRPRPPVAQPPPVVVRPPAPVSVQMHFPQGRDLRPNSNFTINCTVDGYPRPTVNWFKDGQMLVPTDRIHITDAHQLMVFGAIPSDTGRYKCLARNEMSEAFQENSIHVEGVYVPPGCTDNQLLAKCDLIVAGHYCNHKYYARFCCRSCTLAGQINVNNRYR; encoded by the exons ATATACTAAATTGTTAGTTTTACTAGTGACCTTACAGCTGAGCTTTACCGAATCCAGACGG TTCGGCGCTCGGCATAAACGGCAGCATGGCAGCAATCTGTACCAGCCGGAAAGTTTCATCATACCGGGCGGCGGCGAAGGACCACCGCACGAGCGGTGGAGCGCCTGGGGAGCACCGTCCGAGTGTTCGCGAACGTGCGGCGGCGGCGTTGCGTACCAGGAGCGCGAATGTCTTGATCTGGA CCACACCGGAGCGCCCGTCTGTACCGGTGGAAAGAGGAAATACTTCTCCTGCAACACACAG GACTGTCCCGAGCGCGAGCTGGACttccgcaagcagcagtgtTCGGAGTTTAACGACGTCCCGTTCGAGGGACACCGGTACCAGTGGGTACCGTACACCCGGGCGCCGAACCCCTGCGAGCTGAACTGTATGCCGGTGGGCGAGCGGTTCTACTACCGGCACCGGGCGAAGGTGGCGGACGGAACGCGCTGCAATGATGAATCGTTCGACGTGTGCGTGGACGGCACCTGCCAGCCGGTCGGCTGCGACATGATGCTGGGCTCGCAGGCCAAGGAGGACAAGTGTCGCATCTGTCGCGGCGACGGCAGCAGCTGCAAGACGGCGTCCGGGCTGCTCGATGCCAGCAATCTGCAGGTCGGGTACAACGATCTGCTGCTCATCCCGGCCGGTGCCACGAACGTGCTGATCAGCGAGCGGGCCCCCTCGAACAACTATCTGGCGATTAGGAATCTGACCGGCTTCTACCATCTGAATGGTAACTATCGGATCGACTTTCCGCGCACCATCCACTTTGCCGGCAGCGATTGGCACTACGAGCGGCGTCCGCAGGGCTTTGCCGCGCCGGACCGGCTGACGTGCCTCGGGCCGACGACGGAATCGGTGTACCTGGTGCTGCTGTCGCAGGATCGCAATGTGGGCGTGAACTACGAGTACAGCGTGTCGTCGAAGTCGGCCCCGGTGGACGAACCGGACAGCTACTCGTGGATGTACACCGCGTTCGAGCCGTGCACGGTGACGTGCGGCGGTGGGGTGCAGACGCGCAACGTGACGTGCAACAGCAAGAGCTCGCTGAAGGAGGTGGACGAAGGGCTGTGCAATCTGGGCGAGAAGCCACCGACGACGCAAAAGTGTGGCCAGCAGTCCTGTCCGCCCCGCTGGTTCGAAGGGCCGTGGAGCAACTGCTCGAAACCGTGCGGCACCGAGGGCAAGCAGACGCGCGAAGTGTACTGCGAGCGTGTGTCGGCTGATgg TGAAACGAAAAAGATCGAAGATGACGTTTGCCTCGAGCAGGTCGGCAATAAGCCGGCGACGGAGCGGGAATGCAATCAGGGCATTATCTGTCCCGAGTGGTACGTCGGCCGCTGGTCGCCG TGCAACAAACTGTGCGGCGAGGGCGAGCGAACGCGCAAGGTCGTCTGCTATCGGAAGGAAAATGGACGCATCACGGTGCTGGAGGACGAGGAGTGCATCACGGAAAAGCCGGCCGTCAGCGAACAGTGCATGCTGCGCCCGTGCGAGGGTGTCGATTACGTAACGTCGTCCTGGAGTGGA TGCGACGAGTGTGGTGCAACGGTGGAAACGCGTACGGTGCACTGTGCGTCCAAGTCGGGCACCGTGTACGACTCATCGTTCTGCGCCGATCGGCAGCTGCCGGAGCTACGCCGGGAGTGCAAGCTGACGCCGTGCGAGTACCAGTGGTACACGTCCCAGTGGAGCAAGTGTTCGGCGGTGTGCGGCAAGGGCGTACAGACGCGCACGGTGGTGTGCGGTGTGTTCGACGGACAGTCGCTGAAGCGGGCGGACGATGATTACAAGTGCGACCCGGAGCAGAAGCCGGAGAAGGAGCAGGAGTGCGAAGGACCGCCCGAATGTCCGGGCCAGTGGTTCGCCGGCCCGTGGACGGACTGTGACAAGGGCTGCGGTGGCGGTGTGATGTCGCGCAAGGTGCTCTGCCTCGCCAACGGCACGGTCGTGCCGGAGACGAACTGTGACGTGGACAAGATTCAGCTGGCCACGGAGAGCTGCAACAAGCACGACTGCACCGAGGACGAGGTGATCCCGGTGGAGGTGGGCAGCAAGCAGCCGGAGGTGGAAGACGACTACGACGAGGACGAACTGtgcgaggaggaggatgatgaGGAGGATGCGAGTGGCGATGCGAGTGGCGACGGTGAGGAGGATGGATCGGGTGCTGTGAGCACGGAGGGCCAGGACGGTGTTATGATGGTGACGGAGGATACGTCGCTGGCCGAGGGCATCGAGCTGGACAGCACCGTTAGTGGCACGACCGAATCATCGCTCGAAACGGACGAAATGATGATGAGCGATGCGACGGGCTTCGACACTGGGGCTACCGATCCGGACGAGGGCTCCACGACGGAGGCGACGGTGGAAGGTTCTGGCGATGGAAGCAGCCCAATGTCCGAGGTGTCGGAAGGTTCGGGTGACGAGGGTGAGGCAACGACGGTAGTGGCCGCGTCCCGTGCGTCGGATGATGCATCGTCTGAGGCGGCCGGTAGCACGACGGAAGCGTCCGCCTCATCCGGCAGCTCGATGGCATCGGAATCGAGCGGATCGACGGAGGCAAGCGCAGAAAGCTCGACCGAATCCTCGGATATGGCGTCGACCAGTCAGGCTTCCTCTGTGGAGGACTCGATGCCAACCACCACGGACAGTGGCGTGTCGACTACGGATGCTTCGGAATCGACCACCGATGTGACAGAAACGTCCACCAGCTCGACTGATGAGGAAAGCACCACCGATCTTGGTAGCACCACGACGATGACGGACCTGACCAGTACGATGGACGATGCGTCCACCACGGATGTGCCTTCGACGACGGATAGTAGTGAGGCAGCGAGCAGTACGGTCGCTTCGGATACGGCAACGAGCAGCAGTGACGTAAGCACCACCGAAGTGTCGTCCGACGAAAGTTCGACTGATTCCAGCACGAAGATGGTGGAAGGATCCGAGTCTACGGAAACATCCATGATGTCGTCTTCCAGTGAACCCTCAGTGACGGGCACTTCTGTGGACAGTTCGAGTGAATCGGGAGCGACGGAAGAATCAGCAACGGGCGCATCGACCGACGACAGCTCCACGACGACGGTGGACTCGACTGAGCCGACCGTAACCGGCGCCTCGACGGAGGACTTCACCGGCTCAACCGTAACGGAGGAAACGGTGGACGAGACCACGTTCGAAATCTGGGACTCCTCGACCGACGCCTCCACGACCGACGACGAAGCGGACGACCGCGAGAGCAGCACGCCGTACACGCTCACCTCGATCATTGCGAAGGAGCAGAAGCCGCGCAAATGCAAACCCCGGCCGAAGGTGCCCCAGTGCGCCAAGTCCACGCATGGATGCTGCCCTGACGGCAAGACGAAAGCGTCCGGACCGTTCCTGGAGGGCTGCACGCTGGCGGAAACGTGCAAGGAGACGAAGCACGGCTGCTGCCCGGACGGTGTGTCGCCGGCCAAGGGACCGAACGGCAAGGGCTGCCCGAAGGCGGAGTGTGCCGACACGCTGTTCGGCTGCTGCCCGGATAAGGTTACGCCGGCGGAGGGCAACGATGCGGAGGGCTGCCCGGTTGAGACGACGACCATGCCGCCCGGCTGTACCGCGGCCAAGCACGGCTGCTGTCCGGACGGAACCACCGAAGCAAAGGGCCCGAACGCGAAGGGCTGCCCCGGGGTGgagaaggaagaggaagaagcaccGGCCGGCACCGAGCAACCGACGCCGGAAGAACCACCGGCAGCGGTGGAGGGCTGTGCCACCACGCCGCACGGATGCTGCCCGGACAATGCGACGGCTGCCAGTGGGCCCGACGGGCAGGGCTGCGAACCCTGCAGCCGGGAACCGTTCGGTTGCTGTCCGGATGGAAAAACGCCGGCGCACGGTCACAGCGGGGAAGGCTGCTGCCTGCAGACGCCGTACGGCTGCTGCCCGGACAATGTGGTGGCGGCGCGTGGCCCCAACCTGGAGGGATGCGACTGCCAGTACGCACCGTACGGCTGCTGCCCGGACAACAGGACGTCGGCGCGCGGTCACGACAACGAGGGCTGCGGGTGTCAGTACGCGCGGCACGGCTGCTGCCCGGACAAGGAGACGGAAGCGATGGGCCCGTCGTTCGAGGGATGCCCGTGCCATGCGCACCAGTTCGGTTGCTGTCCGGACGGCGTTACGCCGGCGAAGGGTCCGCACAACCAGGGCTGCCACTGTACGCACAGCGAGTTCAAGTGCTGCGGGGACGGCAAAACGCCCGCCAAGGGTCCGGACGGGGAGGGCTGCACCTGTGCCGACAGCAAGTACGGCTGCTGCCCGGATGGGGTCAGCGAGGCGCAGGGCAGCAAGTTCGAGGGCTGCACCGCCGTGCCGGAGTCGCCGCAGAAGGCgtgcgcgctgccgaaggacAAGGGTCCGTGCCACAACTACACCGTTAAGCACTTCTTCGACGTGGAGTACGGCGGCTGCGGACGGTTCTGGTACGGTGGCTGCGAGGGCAACAACAATCGGTTCGACTCGGCCGAGGAGTGCAAGAACATCTGCGAGACGCCGACCGGCAAGGATGTGTGCCATCTGCCCAAGATTAGCGGCCCGTGCACCGGCCACTACAACATGTGGTACTATGACGCGGAGCGCAACATGTGCGCACAGTTCACGTACGGCGGCTGTCTCGGCAATGCCAACCGGTTCGAGAGCCAGGAAGAGTGCAAGGCGCTGTGCAGTGTGGACGACTCGAAGC CACCGTGCGAACAACCGATGGAAGCGGGTCCGTGCAATGGAACGTTCGAGCGCTGGTACTACGACCAGGAGACGGACGCGTGCCATCCCTTCTACTTCGGCGGGTGCAAGGGCAACAAGAACAACTACCCGACGGAAGCGTCCTGCGGCTACCACTGCAAGAAACCGGGCGTACACAAGC CAAGCTGTAGCGAACCGCTGGACACGGGCAGCTGCgaagcgcagcagcagcagcaacagcagcagcaggcccgCTGGTACTTTGCCAGCGACAGTCAGAAATGCATGCCCTTCTACTTTACCGGTTGCGGTGGCAACGACAACCAGTTCGTTTCGCGCGATCATTGCGAAGAGCAGTGCCCACCGAAGGTTG AGAAAGACATCTGCTTCCTGCCGGCGGAGATTGGCGAGTGCCAGAACTACACCGCCCACTGGTACTTCGACACGAAGGACGAACGGTGCCGCCAGTTCTACTACGGCGGGTGCGGCGGCAACGGGAACAACTTTGCCGACGAGCAGTCCTGCATCAACCGGTGCATCGAGGAGGGTCCGAAACCGGCACCGGCACCACCGGGGGCAGCCCCCGTGGCACCGGTGCAACCCGCAGCGCCAGGCGAACCGTTCGATCGTAGCCAGTGCCAGCTGCCGATGGACAATGGGGATCGCGAGTGTAGCCCGTACGAGGCGCGCTACTACTTCAGCACCCAGACTGGCGCGTGTGAGCTGTTCACGTACACGGGCTGCGGCGGCAACGGGAACAACTTCCAGCGCAAGGAAGAGTGCGAACGATCGTGCGGCAGCGAAGGGGAGCAGGACGTGTGTCAATTGCCGCACGCGTACGGCGAGTGCAGCGGGAACGAGGAGCGCTGGTTCTACGAACCGCACGAGCAGCGGTGCGTCCGCTTCGCTTACAGTGGTTGCGGCGGCAATCGGAACAACTTCGCGAGTGAGGCGGAATGTGAGCGCAGCTGCCCGGGTGGAGAACGCGCACCGGTCGATGTCGATGTGCGGGGACCGCATGAGCAGCAGCCGGCGGCCGGTAATCGCAGCCGGTGCGAGGAGGTGCCCGACTATGGCGATGGCGATGGGGACGAGATCCTGTTTTACTACAACGCGGAGCGGCAGTCGTGCGAGCGGTTCCGGTACAGTGGCGCCGGAGGCAACGCGAACCGCTACCGGTCGGAGGAGGAGTGTGAACGGGTGTGTGGCATGTACCGCGGTGTAG ACGTTTGCCAGGATGCGGTCCAAGCAGGCCAATGCACGGAAAGCATTCCAATGTACTACTACGACTCGAGGACGCACGCCTGCTACGCCTTCAACTACAGTGGTTGCGAGGGCAACGGGAATCGTTTCGCGAGCGCCGAAGAATGCGAAGGAACGTGCGTGCATCAGCGGCCCGGCTTCGACGATGCTG ccaatgCGGTGAATCCGTGCGAACAGTACGACCACGAGTGCAGCCAGCTGCACTGCCCGTACGGCATTGCCAAGTCGTACGATCCTGCCAACGGGTGCGAACGCTGCCAGTGTAACGATCCGTGCGCCGGCTACTTCTGCCCGGCGGGCAGCGAGTGCGTGGTGGACGTGCAGAGTGGCGGAGCGTTCGTGGGCTCCGGGTCCGAGTTTGTCGGCGTGTGCCGCGAGTCCCAGAAGCCGGGCGACTGTCCGGTGCTGGCGAACGCTACCCACTGCAGCCGCGACTGCAACACGGACGCTGACTGTCGCGGCAACAACAAGTGCTGCCAGGCGGGCTGTGCGCTGATCTGCATCAGCCCCGTCGATCGCGCGTCAGTAGACCGTCCGACGGGCGGGCAGCCGGGCATCCCCGGACCGACCGTGCTGGAGGAGGTGCCGCAGGAGGAGCTGGACATCAAGTCGGAGGAGGGTGGCATTGCACTGCTGCGCTGCTTCGCGACCGGATTCCCGCCGCCTTCGATCCGCTGGCGCAAGGGCGAGATAATG CTCAACACCAACCAGGGCCGGTACGTGATAACGTCGAACGGGGACCTGCAGATCGTGCAGCTGCATCGCACCGACTCCGGCACGTACGTTTGCATCGCGGACAATGGCATCGGTGAGCCGGCGCTTCGGGAAGTTCAACTGACGGTGAACG ACCCGGTGCCGCGGGACGCTTACATCGCCGGCAACCTGAACGATTCGCTGGTGGTGGAGCTGGAGAGCCCGGCCACGTTGCGCTGCCCGGCCGGTGGCTACCCGAAACCGATCGTCACCTGGTGGCGCGACACGTACATGATGCCGCTGAAGATGGTGAATCGCGACTATTCGCTGTCGCTGCCGCGCGTCCGCCTGGAGGATCTCGGGCCGTACGTCTGCCAGGCGTACTCCGGTGCCGGCAAGGGCATCTCGCGCACGGTCACCCTGTACGGCTACAACCTGCCGGCTCAGATTAACCCGCAGGACGAGCGGTACATGAAGTACGTGGTGGCGGCACCGGCACCAGCGCGTCCTGCCCCACCGGTCGATCGCTACCCGTCGCGGCCCCGGCCACCAGTCGCTCAGCCACCGCCAGTGGTCGTTCGTCCGCCAG CACCGGTGAGCGTGCAAATGCACTTCCCGCAGGGACGGGACCTGCGACCGAACAGCAACTTCACGATCAACTGCACCGTGGACGGATACCCGCGACCGACGGTGAACTGGTTCAAGGATGGCCAGATGTTGGTGCCGACCGATCGCATACACATCACCGACGCGCACCAGCTGATGGTGTTCGGTGCGATACCGTCCGACACTGGGCGGTACAAGTGTCTGGCGCGAAACGAAATGTCGGAAGCATTCCAGGAGAACAGCATACACGTTGAAG GTGTATACGTGCCGCCGGGATGTACCGACAATCAGCTCCTTGCCAAGTGTGACCTGATCGTGGCGGGACACTACTGCAACCACAAGTACTACGCGCGGTTCTGCTGCCGATCGTGCACGCTGGCGGGACAGATCAATGTAAACAACCGTTACCGTTGA